The sequence AGGATATTGATGAACTCGCCCGCATTCAATCAGAGCAGCATTTGGAGCCGGATGTTATTAAAAAAATATATCACCAAATGGGCTCTTATTTAAAACTTGCGTATGGTGCAGGTGTAGGTGAGTCGTTTGATTTTGATATTACCGAATTTTCAAATGCAGTAAAAATTCCTGCTAAACATGTGTATCGTGCAATTCAGATTTTGCAACAAAACGGGTATCTGTATTTCAATGAACCTATGGATAGAATTTCCACTATTCATTTTACTGTAGATCATGAAACACTTTACAGATTTCAGGTAGAGAATAAATTGAAAGAACCTGTTATAAAAATGTTGTTGAGAATGTGCCCCGGAATTTTGGATGGATATGTTCCAGTCAGAGAATCTGAAATTGCATTTCAACTTTCCTATTCCCGACATGATTTTATAAATGAATTAATTTACTTGCAACAAAATAAAATTTTAGAATACAATCCGGTTTCTGGAAAGTCGCAATTAACATTTATAGTTGAACGATTGCATGAAGAAAATATTAATCTCGACACCGCTTTATTAAATACATTACGTATTAAAAGTGAAAAACGATTGGAGGCAATGTCGCAATACACATTAAATAAAACGGAATGCAGAGTAAAAGAAATACTTGCTTACTTTGATGAAAGATATTCCCGGTGTAATCGCTGTGATATTTGTATGGAGAAGAATAAATTAGGACTTGCAGATGTTGAATTTAATAAAGTGTATAGTTGGTTACAGAAACAATTAAATAAAAAATCACTTTCACCCGAACAAATCTATGAGATGTCTTTACCCATTAGAAAGGAAAAATTTATTGAAGCACTTTTATTTATGACGGATAATAAAATAATTATACATAAACCCGATAATTTACTGGAGTGGAGAGGTTAACTCATATTGTATTTACCGTTACTAATGATTTGAATTATGATCAGCGGATGCAGCGTATAAGCAGCACTCTGGCGGATAATGGTTATAAGGTAACTTTAGTCGGATTCAATAAAAAAAACTCACAGCATTTAAGTAATCAAAACTTTGACCAAGAAAGAATTCATGTATTATTTAAAAAAGGAAAACTGTTTTTTATTGAATATAATATTCGTCTTTTCTTTTGGCTATTGTTTCGCAAATTTGATATTTATGGTGCTATAGATTTAGATACGGTGATGCCTGTTTTTATCAATGCGAAATTAAAAGGTAAAATATGTGTGTATGATGCACATGAATTTTATGAAGAGCTTCCGGAGTTAGTGGACAGACCTGTAATTCAAAAATTTTGGAAAATCGTTGCAATGATCTTTTTGTCGAGAATAAAAAATAATTATACAGTTAGTCAATCAATAGCTGATGCGCTTGCCAATAAATACAAACAATCTTATTCGGTAATTCGTAATGTTCCAATTTTGCAAAATGAAAGTAGTAAACAATATGCAAAACAAAATCAAATACTTTATCAAGGCGCATTAAATAAGGGGAGGGGTTTAGAAGAACTTATTGATGCAATGGAAATAATAAATGGAGATTTAATAATAGCAGGAGAGGGGGATCTTTCAAATGAAATCAAAGCATTTGCTGACGGGAAAAACTATAGTAACCGCATACATTTTACAGGATTATTATCGCCGGAAGCATTGAAGAAAAAAACAATACAGGCTAAAGTAGGAGTTAATCTTGTAGCGCATTTAGGTTTGAGTTATTATTATTCACTTTCCAATAAATTTTTCGATTATATACAGGCTGGCATTCCTCAGGTAACAATGAATTTCCCGGAATACAAACTTATAAATGACCAATACAATATTGCAATTCTGATTGATGCATTGACAAAAGAAAAAATTGCAGAAGCTGTAAATGCATTGCTTTTCAACACCACTTTATACAATACACTTTCGGAAAATACCCAATCTGCAAAACAAGAATTAAATTGGAGCAATGAACAAAAGAAATTGTTAGAATTTTACAAGCATGTCCAATAGTTTACATATCATTTCATTTAATGTGCCTTATCCTCCTGACTATGGTGGTGTGATAGATGTGTATTATAAAATTAAAGCCTTGCATGCAGCAGGAGTAAAAATTCATTTACACACATTTATTTATGGAAGAAAAGAAAGCAGTGAATTGGAATCTCTTTGTGAGTCAGTGAAATATTATAAGCGCAAACCGATGTGGCAGGGAATATTTACAAACAAACCCATGATTGTTGATTCACGCCGGTCAAATGCATTATTGCAAAATTTGTTGAAGGATAATTATCCCATTTTATTCGAAGGGTTACATGCATGCTATTATTTAAATGATGTAAAACTTTCAAAGCGTTTTAAAATGGTGCGCATGCATAATAATGAAGCGGAATATTATTTTTCTCTAGCAAAGAGAGAGAAGTCTTTTATTAACAGCATTTATTATTATGAAGAATTTAAACGGTTGAAATTATTTGAGAAGAAATTAAAGAGTGCGGAT is a genomic window of Bacteroidota bacterium containing:
- a CDS encoding glycosyltransferase; the encoded protein is MERLTHIVFTVTNDLNYDQRMQRISSTLADNGYKVTLVGFNKKNSQHLSNQNFDQERIHVLFKKGKLFFIEYNIRLFFWLLFRKFDIYGAIDLDTVMPVFINAKLKGKICVYDAHEFYEELPELVDRPVIQKFWKIVAMIFLSRIKNNYTVSQSIADALANKYKQSYSVIRNVPILQNESSKQYAKQNQILYQGALNKGRGLEELIDAMEIINGDLIIAGEGDLSNEIKAFADGKNYSNRIHFTGLLSPEALKKKTIQAKVGVNLVAHLGLSYYYSLSNKFFDYIQAGIPQVTMNFPEYKLINDQYNIAILIDALTKEKIAEAVNALLFNTTLYNTLSENTQSAKQELNWSNEQKKLLEFYKHVQ